The following is a genomic window from Deinococcus aerophilus.
CAAGGCGCTGCTCGCGTACTCCACGGTGTCGCAGCTGGGCTTGCTGATGGCGCTGTACGGCCTGGCCGACGCGGAGGGCCGCTTTGCCGCCACCACCCACCTGCTCAACCACGCGGCCTTCAAGGCGGCGCTGTTCTTCGTGGTGGGAATCATCGACCATGAAACCGGCACGCGCGAGGTCTCCCAGCTCTCGGGGCTGCGCCGCAAGCTGCCCATCACGTTCGTGCTCGCAGGTCTGGCCGCCCTGAGCATGGCCGGATTGCCGCCGCTGGGCGGCTTTATCTCCAAGGAGCTGTTCTACGAGGCGATGCTGCACGCTGGCCCCGCCTTTATCGCCGTGGCCGTGCTGGGCAGTGCCCTGACCCTGGCCTACTCGGCGCGGCTGGTGGCCATTTTCTTCGGTTCCTACCGCGCACCCGTGGACGACGGCGGCCGGTCCCTGAAGGCGGACGTTCATGAGGCGGGACCCGGGCTGCTGCTGCCCCCCGCGCTGCTCGCCGCCGGCGCGCTGCTGTTCGGTGTGTGGCCGCAGAGCACCGAGTGGCTGACCCGCCGGGTGGGCGCAGCGTTGGACTTCGCCGGATACGGCGGCCACCTGTACCTGTGGCACGGAGTCACGCCCGCCCTGATCGCCACGCTGATCACCTGGGCCCTGGGAGCGGCGCTGGTGTGGCAGTCGGCGCGGGTATACGCGCTGCAACTGCGCCTGGAATTGCCGATCAGTTCCAACGGCGGCTACCGGGCGCTGCTGCGCGGCCTGGGCACCTTCGCCTCGGCCCTGATCACGCGGACGCAGGGGCTGGCACTGCCCGACCAGTTGCGAATCACGCTGGCCGCCGCCGGCCTCATGGGCGGGTACGCGGTGTGGCGCGCGCCACAGGTGTTCCAGCCGTTCGGAACGCTGCCCCCCAGCGTGCTGCCCATCGCCGTGCTGCTGGTGGCGGGGGCCATGGGCGTGCTGCTCTCGCGCAACCGCCTGACCGCCGTGATTCTCACCGGCCTGACCGGCTTCGGCAGCGCCGCCGCCTTTCTCGCCATGCGCGCTCCGGACTTGGCCCTGACCCAGCTGCTGATCGAGGCCGTGACGGTCATTCTGTTCCTGCTCGTCTTTCAGTACCTGCCCGGCATCCGCGACCTGCCGCGGCGGCGCTCGCGCTACGCCGTGGACGTGGTCCTCGCCGGGGCATCGGGGGTGGGAGCCACCCTGCTGATTCTGGCCAGCCTGCGCTTTCTGGCTCCGCCCATCTCGCCGTACTACCTGGAAAATGCCTATAAAGGTGGCGGCGGCAAGAACGTGGTGAACGTGATTCTGGTGGACTTCCGGGGCTTTGACACCCTGGGCGAGATCGTGGTGGTGGCGGTGGTGGCCCTGGCGGTGGGCAGCCTGGTGCGCCTGGGCCGCCGGGGACGCGCCCCCACCGAGACCGATACCGACCGGCAGTCGCCGAACCGGACCATCCCCGTTCGCCCCATCAACAATCAGCCCTCCCCCACCGATCAGGAGGTGCGCCGGTAATGCCCAAACGTTCCCGACCGACCCACCCGTCCCGTCCCGCCCCGCCCCGGCCCGGCGACCTGCTGCTTCACGATCCCATCCTGAGAACCATCAGCCGGGCGGCCTTTGCCCTGGTGATGCTGTTCGCGCTGCTGCTGCTGTGGCGCGGGCACAACGCGCCGGGTGGGGGCTTCATCGCGGGCCTGATGACCGTG
Proteins encoded in this region:
- the mbhE gene encoding hydrogen gas-evolving membrane-bound hydrogenase subunit E; the protein is MTLAVLLPFVMAALCAWLARPLGRRTGYLAALAFVPALLLAAPLAGSSVEPGGTALSQNTPWVPELGLNLVFRGDGFSLLFAVLIGVIGTLASLYSVAYLSPRERFGRFYPYLLLFGGSMLGLVLSDNLIALFGFWEMTSVTSFLLIGLWHTRSEARDGAVKAFLISALGGLGLLAAVALLSMAGGSTLLSELDLEAVRASPLFVPALLLTLLAAFTKSAQLPFHLWLPTAMEAPTPVSAFLHSATMVKAGVVLVAKFGLIFGSSALWAGIIVPLGLATLFWGSWRALKQTDLKALLAYSTVSQLGLLMALYGLADAEGRFAATTHLLNHAAFKAALFFVVGIIDHETGTREVSQLSGLRRKLPITFVLAGLAALSMAGLPPLGGFISKELFYEAMLHAGPAFIAVAVLGSALTLAYSARLVAIFFGSYRAPVDDGGRSLKADVHEAGPGLLLPPALLAAGALLFGVWPQSTEWLTRRVGAALDFAGYGGHLYLWHGVTPALIATLITWALGAALVWQSARVYALQLRLELPISSNGGYRALLRGLGTFASALITRTQGLALPDQLRITLAAAGLMGGYAVWRAPQVFQPFGTLPPSVLPIAVLLVAGAMGVLLSRNRLTAVILTGLTGFGSAAAFLAMRAPDLALTQLLIEAVTVILFLLVFQYLPGIRDLPRRRSRYAVDVVLAGASGVGATLLILASLRFLAPPISPYYLENAYKGGGGKNVVNVILVDFRGFDTLGEIVVVAVVALAVGSLVRLGRRGRAPTETDTDRQSPNRTIPVRPINNQPSPTDQEVRR